One window of Xanthomonas sp. 10-10 genomic DNA carries:
- the dxs gene encoding 1-deoxy-D-xylulose-5-phosphate synthase yields MIDSTRYPRLSRIQTPDDLRSFDEAELAAIAEELRAYLIESVGKSGGHFAAGLGVIELTVALHYLYQTPVDQLVWDVGHQTYPHKILTGRRDQIHTVKQKDGVAPFPKREESIYDTFGVGHSSTSISAALGMAIAAQRNGDDRKVVAVIGDGAMTAGMVYEALNHAGGMDPEPNLLVILNDNRMSISEAVGGLTKMLGRASGSRTLNAIREGGKKILGDKKNNPTARFVRRWEEHWKGMFVPSTLFEEMGFHYTGPIDGHDLPGLVGALKTLKTLRGPQLLHVITTKGKGYELAEGDQIGYHAVGPFDPSKGLVAKTGAKKPTYTDVFSDWVCDMAAAEPRLLVITPAMREGSGLVRFSKEYPQRYFDVAIAEQHAVTLAAGMATQGAKPVVAIYSTFLQRGYDQLVHDVAVQKLDVLFAIDRGGVVGPDGATHAGNLDLSFLRCVPHMVVMAPADEAECRQMLSTGVHYQGPAAVRYPRGTGPGAALDTTLTTLPIGKAQLRHGGTRIALLGFGASVDAAEAVGRELGLTVVNMRFVKPLDKAMLLELAKSHEGFVTIEDNVVAGGAGSGVAELLNAEAITMPMLHLGLPDSFQHHASREDLLAEAGIDQAGIRAAVLQRWPQLMAGTTAPRNAAAG; encoded by the coding sequence ATGATCGACTCCACCCGCTACCCGCGTCTGTCCCGCATCCAGACCCCCGACGACCTGCGCAGCTTCGACGAAGCCGAGCTTGCGGCAATCGCCGAGGAGCTGCGTGCCTATCTCATCGAATCGGTCGGCAAGAGCGGCGGGCACTTCGCAGCCGGCCTGGGCGTGATCGAACTCACCGTCGCCCTGCACTACCTGTATCAGACCCCGGTCGATCAGCTGGTGTGGGACGTCGGCCATCAGACCTATCCGCACAAGATCCTCACCGGTCGGCGCGACCAGATCCACACGGTCAAGCAGAAAGACGGCGTGGCGCCGTTTCCCAAGCGCGAAGAAAGCATCTACGACACCTTCGGCGTGGGCCATTCGTCTACCTCGATCTCGGCCGCACTCGGCATGGCGATCGCCGCGCAGCGCAACGGCGACGACCGCAAGGTGGTCGCGGTGATCGGCGATGGCGCGATGACTGCGGGCATGGTCTACGAGGCGCTCAACCACGCCGGCGGCATGGACCCGGAGCCGAACCTGCTGGTGATCCTCAACGACAACCGCATGTCGATCTCCGAAGCGGTCGGCGGGCTGACCAAGATGCTGGGCCGCGCCAGCGGCAGCCGCACCCTCAACGCCATTCGCGAGGGCGGCAAGAAGATCCTCGGCGACAAGAAGAACAACCCCACCGCGCGCTTCGTGCGGCGCTGGGAAGAACACTGGAAAGGCATGTTCGTGCCGTCCACGCTGTTCGAGGAAATGGGCTTTCACTACACCGGCCCGATCGACGGCCATGACCTGCCCGGCCTGGTCGGCGCGCTCAAGACGCTGAAGACCCTCAGGGGTCCGCAGCTGCTGCACGTCATCACCACCAAGGGCAAGGGCTACGAGCTGGCCGAAGGCGACCAGATCGGTTATCACGCCGTCGGCCCGTTCGACCCCAGCAAGGGCCTGGTGGCCAAGACCGGCGCCAAGAAGCCGACCTACACCGATGTCTTCAGCGACTGGGTCTGCGACATGGCCGCCGCCGAGCCCAGGCTGCTGGTGATCACCCCGGCCATGCGCGAAGGCTCGGGCCTGGTGCGTTTCAGCAAGGAATACCCGCAGCGCTACTTCGATGTGGCGATCGCCGAGCAGCACGCGGTGACGTTGGCAGCCGGCATGGCGACCCAGGGCGCCAAGCCCGTGGTGGCGATCTATTCCACCTTCCTGCAACGCGGCTACGACCAGCTGGTGCACGACGTGGCGGTGCAGAAGCTCGACGTGCTGTTCGCGATCGACCGCGGTGGCGTGGTCGGCCCCGATGGCGCCACCCACGCCGGCAACCTGGATCTGAGCTTCCTGCGCTGCGTCCCGCACATGGTGGTGATGGCACCGGCCGACGAAGCCGAATGCCGTCAGATGCTGAGCACCGGCGTGCATTATCAAGGTCCGGCTGCGGTGCGCTATCCGCGCGGCACCGGCCCCGGCGCTGCGCTGGACACCACGCTGACCACGCTGCCGATCGGCAAGGCGCAGTTGCGACACGGCGGCACGCGCATCGCACTGCTGGGTTTCGGCGCAAGCGTGGACGCCGCAGAAGCGGTCGGCCGCGAGCTCGGGCTGACCGTCGTCAACATGCGCTTCGTCAAACCGCTGGACAAGGCCATGCTGCTGGAACTGGCCAAAAGCCACGAAGGCTTCGTCACTATCGAAGACAACGTCGTTGCCGGTGGCGCCGGCTCGGGCGTGGCCGAACTGCTCAATGCCGAAGCCATCACCATGCCCATGCTGCACCTGGGCCTGCCGGACAGCTTTCAGCACCACGCCAGCCGCGAAGACCTGCTGGCCGAAGCCGGCATCGACCAGGCAGGCATCCGCGCCGCCGTGCTCCAGCGTTGGCCGCAACTGATGGCCGGCACCACCGCACCACGCAACGCCGCTGCTGGTTAA
- a CDS encoding glycosyltransferase, whose translation MRIDLVAPPYSGHLHPILAIARQLAPHHDVHVISTPAAQARIQACGLRGAGVLDAQADRVLLEIANPPHAVGHHPLRLRRQLHDALGLMGRVGTALQERWNARRPDLVIADFTLPSAGLTAQAMGIAWWTSMPSPCVIETADGPPAYFGGLLPATRAHQRAWHALARRLTRGFKRSLHACYRRQMRACGLPALYRSDHSEAVYSPQCILALGLPSFEFAQRWPAALRFVGPQLCTPPSTVAAPEFVPGHRHVLVTLGTHLQWVKQRMDGVLRALAPQFPEVIFHFSDGDTTAPYQPGQGNYRRLPYVDYAQHLHRYALVVHHGGAGILYACLAAGLPSIVYPLDYDQFDHAARLHAAGAARWLRELSALPDVMREALAAGASSDVLRLQAELQHIAAQARIVGLVETFAQTGTVPSVGDLPARS comes from the coding sequence ATGCGCATTGATCTGGTCGCCCCGCCGTACAGCGGGCATCTGCATCCGATTCTGGCCATCGCCCGGCAGCTCGCGCCGCATCACGATGTGCACGTGATCAGCACGCCAGCTGCGCAGGCGCGTATCCAGGCATGTGGATTGCGTGGTGCAGGCGTCCTGGACGCGCAAGCCGACCGCGTGTTGCTGGAGATCGCCAACCCGCCGCACGCAGTGGGCCATCACCCGCTGCGTCTACGCCGACAGCTGCACGATGCGCTCGGCCTGATGGGACGCGTGGGCACCGCACTGCAGGAGCGCTGGAACGCACGACGGCCGGATCTGGTGATCGCCGATTTCACCCTGCCCAGCGCCGGGCTCACGGCACAGGCGATGGGGATCGCGTGGTGGACCAGCATGCCGTCGCCCTGCGTGATCGAAACCGCCGACGGCCCACCCGCTTATTTCGGTGGGTTGCTGCCTGCAACCCGCGCCCACCAGCGTGCCTGGCATGCGCTGGCGCGGCGGCTCACACGCGGCTTCAAGCGCAGCCTGCATGCCTGCTATCGGCGCCAAATGCGGGCCTGCGGCTTGCCGGCGCTATACCGCAGCGATCACAGCGAGGCGGTGTATTCGCCGCAGTGCATTCTGGCGTTGGGGTTGCCTTCTTTCGAATTCGCGCAGCGCTGGCCGGCGGCACTGCGCTTTGTCGGGCCGCAGCTGTGCACGCCGCCTTCCACGGTGGCAGCACCCGAATTCGTTCCAGGCCATCGGCATGTGCTGGTCACGCTGGGCACGCATCTGCAATGGGTCAAGCAGCGCATGGATGGCGTGCTACGCGCGCTGGCGCCGCAATTTCCCGAGGTGATCTTTCATTTCAGCGATGGCGATACGACTGCGCCGTACCAGCCAGGGCAGGGCAATTATCGGCGCCTGCCCTATGTGGATTACGCGCAGCATCTGCATCGTTACGCGCTGGTCGTGCATCACGGCGGTGCCGGCATCCTGTATGCCTGCCTGGCGGCTGGACTGCCGTCGATCGTGTACCCGCTGGATTACGATCAATTCGATCACGCGGCGCGTCTGCATGCCGCAGGTGCTGCACGCTGGCTGCGTGAGCTGAGTGCGTTGCCGGACGTGATGCGCGAAGCGCTGGCTGCGGGAGCATCTTCGGATGTGCTGCGTCTGCAGGCGGAGTTGCAGCACATCGCCGCACAAGCCCGCATCGTGGGGCTGGTGGAGACCTTCGCGCAGACGGGGACTGTGCCGAGCGTCGGCGACCTGCCAGCGCGGTCGTAA
- a CDS encoding glycosyltransferase — translation MDVALLALAALYLSLLLCKSAAVLWVMREARARPARALAGNPAEVAILQPILGGDAHLHGVLAANLQALPSAQFWWLLDADDAAGNAVADMLVMQHPQVPITRVLVPAAPANINPKAWKLEYALAQVQAPICLILDDDAQLSEPALLQLLQDLSHADVVTALPYYCDSDTFAGRLLSQFVNNNAALTYLGWLPFAAPLTINGMCYAARTAQLRTWGGFAALLEQLTDDLAVATLVRERGGRLWQSTAPVVMRTAMPDLRSYARQMHRWMLFALILLRRQRSGIAGAISVLQGLPPVLLVALLLGICVQPGGWSIACGATILLLRALLLCVVQWRSTGAVHHRPVLSVLTECLQPLHLLHAACVRSIAWRTRRYHVLADGRFRAQ, via the coding sequence GTGGACGTAGCCCTGCTGGCTTTGGCGGCGCTGTACCTGAGCCTGCTGCTGTGCAAGTCGGCGGCTGTGCTGTGGGTCATGCGTGAGGCACGCGCGCGGCCAGCACGCGCTCTTGCCGGTAACCCGGCCGAGGTGGCGATCCTGCAGCCGATCCTTGGTGGTGACGCGCATTTGCACGGCGTGCTGGCGGCCAATCTGCAGGCGCTGCCGTCCGCGCAGTTCTGGTGGCTGCTGGATGCGGACGATGCGGCGGGGAACGCGGTCGCAGACATGCTGGTGATGCAGCATCCGCAGGTGCCCATCACGCGGGTGCTGGTGCCCGCGGCGCCGGCCAACATCAATCCCAAGGCGTGGAAGCTCGAATACGCCCTGGCCCAGGTGCAGGCGCCGATCTGTCTGATCCTGGATGACGATGCGCAGCTGAGCGAGCCGGCGCTGTTGCAGTTGTTGCAGGATCTGAGCCACGCCGACGTGGTGACCGCATTGCCTTATTACTGCGACAGCGACACTTTCGCTGGCCGCCTGCTGTCGCAGTTCGTCAACAACAATGCGGCGCTCACCTATCTGGGCTGGCTGCCGTTCGCGGCGCCGTTGACCATCAATGGCATGTGCTACGCCGCGCGCACGGCGCAACTGCGTACCTGGGGCGGCTTTGCCGCATTGCTGGAGCAACTGACCGACGATCTGGCGGTTGCCACGCTGGTCCGCGAACGCGGCGGGCGCCTGTGGCAATCCACGGCGCCGGTGGTGATGCGCACCGCAATGCCGGATCTGCGCAGCTATGCCCGTCAGATGCACCGCTGGATGCTGTTCGCCTTGATTCTGCTGCGCCGTCAGCGCAGCGGTATTGCCGGTGCCATCTCGGTGCTGCAGGGGTTGCCGCCGGTGTTGCTGGTGGCCCTGTTGCTCGGCATCTGCGTGCAGCCCGGAGGCTGGTCCATCGCGTGCGGGGCGACGATCTTGCTGCTGCGCGCGCTGCTGCTGTGTGTGGTGCAGTGGCGCAGCACCGGTGCGGTACACCACCGGCCGGTGCTGTCGGTCCTGACCGAATGCCTGCAGCCGCTGCACCTGCTGCACGCGGCCTGCGTACGCAGTATCGCCTGGCGCACGCGGCGTTACCACGTTTTGGCGGATGGTCGCTTCCGTGCGCAGTGA
- a CDS encoding NAD(P)-dependent oxidoreductase, with amino-acid sequence MSLRILVTGASGFVGGAFLRRFQGQAGVEMHGIGRRASELPNYHRIDLSQPFSLDWRPDVVIHAAALASPWGSRAQFQLHNVQATANVVDFCLRNGCPRLLYVSSSSVFYREAHQYDLDEDSPIGPDFVNMYARTKYLGETLLEGYPGQASVLRPRAVFGPGDTVLFPRVIAAARKGALPRFVGQTRPVIGDLIYIDTLCDYLYRAATAPQLQRAYNLTNAQPVDLQQLVLDVLARLQLPLPHRQVRIATALRMASVVEGLYRVLRLRGEPPITRFGVGAFAYSKTFNPQRTLADLGAPSVGVEEGIEAFVRWQAAQWT; translated from the coding sequence ATGAGCCTGCGTATTCTCGTGACCGGCGCATCCGGTTTTGTCGGCGGCGCGTTCCTGCGCCGGTTCCAGGGGCAAGCCGGCGTGGAGATGCACGGCATCGGGCGGCGTGCCAGCGAATTGCCCAACTATCACCGCATCGATCTGAGCCAGCCGTTTTCGCTGGATTGGCGCCCGGATGTGGTCATCCACGCGGCGGCCTTGGCATCCCCGTGGGGGAGCCGTGCGCAGTTCCAGCTGCACAACGTGCAGGCCACCGCCAATGTCGTCGATTTCTGTCTGCGCAACGGCTGCCCTCGCTTGCTGTATGTGTCTTCCAGCTCGGTGTTCTACCGCGAGGCGCATCAATACGATCTGGATGAAGACAGTCCCATCGGACCGGACTTCGTCAACATGTACGCACGCACCAAATACCTCGGCGAGACCTTGCTGGAGGGCTATCCAGGTCAGGCATCGGTGCTGCGCCCGCGCGCGGTGTTCGGGCCGGGCGATACGGTGTTGTTCCCGCGCGTGATCGCCGCTGCGCGCAAGGGGGCGTTGCCGCGCTTTGTCGGCCAGACCCGGCCGGTGATCGGCGATCTGATCTATATCGACACGCTCTGCGATTACCTCTACCGCGCGGCCACCGCACCGCAGCTGCAGCGCGCCTACAACCTCACCAATGCGCAGCCGGTGGATCTGCAGCAGTTGGTGCTGGATGTGCTGGCGCGCCTGCAGCTGCCGTTGCCGCACCGACAGGTGCGCATCGCCACCGCGCTGCGCATGGCCAGCGTGGTGGAGGGTCTTTATCGTGTGCTGCGGTTGCGCGGCGAGCCGCCGATCACGCGGTTTGGCGTCGGTGCGTTTGCCTACTCCAAGACCTTCAACCCGCAACGCACGCTTGCCGATCTTGGGGCGCCCAGCGTCGGCGTGGAAGAGGGCATCGAGGCCTTCGTGCGCTGGCAGGCGGCGCAGTGGACGTAG
- a CDS encoding MBL fold metallo-hydrolase, which produces MRVRVSLELLRVGHCRHCERMVRADGHWHAVEFPALSVLIRHPQRGAMLYDTGYATHFFQATDPWPERLYRWTTPVTLPAHETLRAQLARRDVQLDEIGWCLISHFHADHVGGLRDLPNARFSCLRADYAQLRNCSRLGGLRRALLPQLLPADFDRRLYFAEQAPQRELSGAWKGLGTAYDLFEDGSVLAVPLPGHVPGQMGVWLRDQHDREVLLCADAVWSSATWATLQWPAWPTRLLMHDWSAFRRTVQQLHGLSQAHPELAILPSHCQPSLDRYQPEWR; this is translated from the coding sequence ATGCGCGTGCGCGTTTCTCTCGAGCTGTTGCGGGTTGGCCACTGCCGCCATTGCGAGCGCATGGTGCGTGCAGACGGCCATTGGCATGCGGTGGAATTTCCCGCGTTGAGCGTGTTGATCCGGCACCCGCAGCGGGGAGCGATGCTCTACGACACCGGCTACGCCACGCATTTTTTCCAGGCCACCGATCCCTGGCCGGAGCGGCTGTATCGCTGGACCACCCCGGTGACCCTGCCTGCGCATGAAACCCTGCGCGCGCAGCTGGCACGTCGCGACGTGCAGCTGGACGAGATCGGCTGGTGCCTGATTTCGCATTTCCATGCCGACCATGTGGGCGGCCTGCGCGACCTGCCGAACGCGCGCTTCAGCTGTCTGCGTGCGGACTACGCGCAACTGCGCAATTGCTCGCGCCTGGGGGGATTGCGCCGTGCCTTGCTGCCGCAACTGCTTCCGGCGGATTTCGATCGACGCCTGTACTTTGCCGAGCAGGCGCCGCAGCGCGAGCTGAGCGGCGCCTGGAAGGGCCTGGGCACGGCGTACGACCTGTTCGAAGATGGCAGCGTGCTCGCCGTACCGCTGCCCGGCCACGTCCCCGGGCAAATGGGCGTGTGGTTACGCGACCAGCATGACCGCGAGGTGCTGCTCTGCGCAGATGCGGTGTGGTCGTCGGCCACCTGGGCGACGCTGCAGTGGCCGGCGTGGCCCACCCGCTTGCTGATGCACGATTGGAGCGCGTTCCGTCGCACCGTGCAGCAGTTGCACGGGTTGTCGCAGGCGCATCCGGAGCTGGCGATCCTGCCCTCGCACTGCCAACCCAGTCTTGACCGTTACCAACCGGAGTGGCGATGA